A stretch of Prunus dulcis chromosome 6, ALMONDv2, whole genome shotgun sequence DNA encodes these proteins:
- the LOC117630846 gene encoding protein MRG1 isoform X3: MNGDTLFTTSVGIKRIQKSLLWLGHLANSWDEWVGGDRLLKNTEDNIMKQQALDKKQGVDKNTKSGRSAQTKPKSSSDAKAEKEDHKNNVTKGKKRKNDLGAEKDTVSLEKLVKIQIPPTLRKQLVDDWEFIFQQDKLVKLPRSPTVDDILQKYLDYRTKKDGKVTDPVGEVLKGIRCYFDKALPVMLLYKKERKQYQETVVGDVSPSTIYGAEHLLRLFVKLPELLAYVNIEEETQTRLQQKLLDFLKFLQKNHSTFFLPAYDGSKSVEGKGKGKHD; the protein is encoded by the exons ATGAATGGAGATACTTTGTTCACTACCTC GGTTGGAATAAAAA GGATACAGAAATCATTACTATGGCTTGGACATCTTGCCAACAGTTGGGACGAATGGGTAGGTGGGGATCGCCTGTTGAAAAATACTGAAGATAATATCATGAAGCAGCAAGCTCTTGACAAGAAACAAGGTGTGGACAAGAATACAAAATCAGGACGCTCAGCTCAAACAAAGCCAAAAAGTTCTTCTG ATGCAAAAGCAGAGAAAGAAGACCACAAGAACAATG TGACAAAggggaagaagaggaagaatgACTTAGGCGCTGAG AAGGACACTGTGTCCCTGGAAAAGCTTGTCAAGATTCAAATTCCTCCAACACTAAGGAAGCAACTTGTTGATGATTGGGAATTCATTTTTCAGCAGGATAAG CTTGTTAAACTTCCTCGTTCTCCAACTGTAGATGACATTTTGCAGAAGTACCTCGACTACAGGACAAAGAAGGATGGCAA GGTGACTGATCCAGTAGGTGAAGTCCTGAAAGGAATACGATGTTACTTTGACAAAGCATTGCCAGTGATGCTCTTATACAAAAAGGAGCGCAAACAATATCAAGAAACAGTTGTAGGTGATGTCTCTCCATCAACAATATATGGTGCCGAACATTTACTACGACTCTTTG TAAAGTTACCAGAGCTATTGGCTTATGTCAACATTGAGGAGGAAACACAGACCCGCTTACAGCAGAAATTACTTGATTTTCTCAA GTTTCTGCAGAAAAATCACAGTACATTCTTCCTTCCTGCTTATGATGGCTCAAAAAGTGTTGAAGGGAAAGGCAAGGGGAAACATGACTGA
- the LOC117630846 gene encoding protein MRG1 isoform X2 — MANSSRDDSPTDGDTSSGDAPPSNSSLYSEGEKILAYHGPRIYEAKVQKAELRKNEWRYFVHYLGWNKNWDEWVGGDRLLKNTEDNIMKQQALDKKQGVDKNTKSGRSAQTKPKSSSDAKAEKEDHKNNVTKGKKRKNDLGAELVKLPRSPTVDDILQKYLDYRTKKDGKVTDPVGEVLKGIRCYFDKALPVMLLYKKERKQYQETVVGDVSPSTIYGAEHLLRLFVKLPELLAYVNIEEETQTRLQQKLLDFLKFLQKNHSTFFLPAYDGSKSVEGKGKGKHD, encoded by the exons ATGGCGAACTCGTCCAGAGATGACTCGCCCACCGACGGCGACACCTCTAGCGGCGACGCTCCTCCCTCCAATTCCAGCCTCTACTCCGAGGGTGAGAAGATCCTTGCCTACCATGGCCCTCGCATCTACGAAGCCAAG GTTCAAAAGGCAGAGCTGAGGAAAAATGAATGGAGATACTTTGTTCACTACCTC GGTTGGAATAAAAA TTGGGACGAATGGGTAGGTGGGGATCGCCTGTTGAAAAATACTGAAGATAATATCATGAAGCAGCAAGCTCTTGACAAGAAACAAGGTGTGGACAAGAATACAAAATCAGGACGCTCAGCTCAAACAAAGCCAAAAAGTTCTTCTG ATGCAAAAGCAGAGAAAGAAGACCACAAGAACAATG TGACAAAggggaagaagaggaagaatgACTTAGGCGCTGAG CTTGTTAAACTTCCTCGTTCTCCAACTGTAGATGACATTTTGCAGAAGTACCTCGACTACAGGACAAAGAAGGATGGCAA GGTGACTGATCCAGTAGGTGAAGTCCTGAAAGGAATACGATGTTACTTTGACAAAGCATTGCCAGTGATGCTCTTATACAAAAAGGAGCGCAAACAATATCAAGAAACAGTTGTAGGTGATGTCTCTCCATCAACAATATATGGTGCCGAACATTTACTACGACTCTTTG TAAAGTTACCAGAGCTATTGGCTTATGTCAACATTGAGGAGGAAACACAGACCCGCTTACAGCAGAAATTACTTGATTTTCTCAA GTTTCTGCAGAAAAATCACAGTACATTCTTCCTTCCTGCTTATGATGGCTCAAAAAGTGTTGAAGGGAAAGGCAAGGGGAAACATGACTGA
- the LOC117630846 gene encoding protein MRG1 isoform X1, translating into MANSSRDDSPTDGDTSSGDAPPSNSSLYSEGEKILAYHGPRIYEAKVQKAELRKNEWRYFVHYLGWNKNWDEWVGGDRLLKNTEDNIMKQQALDKKQGVDKNTKSGRSAQTKPKSSSDAKAEKEDHKNNVTKGKKRKNDLGAEKDTVSLEKLVKIQIPPTLRKQLVDDWEFIFQQDKLVKLPRSPTVDDILQKYLDYRTKKDGKVTDPVGEVLKGIRCYFDKALPVMLLYKKERKQYQETVVGDVSPSTIYGAEHLLRLFVKLPELLAYVNIEEETQTRLQQKLLDFLKFLQKNHSTFFLPAYDGSKSVEGKGKGKHD; encoded by the exons ATGGCGAACTCGTCCAGAGATGACTCGCCCACCGACGGCGACACCTCTAGCGGCGACGCTCCTCCCTCCAATTCCAGCCTCTACTCCGAGGGTGAGAAGATCCTTGCCTACCATGGCCCTCGCATCTACGAAGCCAAG GTTCAAAAGGCAGAGCTGAGGAAAAATGAATGGAGATACTTTGTTCACTACCTC GGTTGGAATAAAAA TTGGGACGAATGGGTAGGTGGGGATCGCCTGTTGAAAAATACTGAAGATAATATCATGAAGCAGCAAGCTCTTGACAAGAAACAAGGTGTGGACAAGAATACAAAATCAGGACGCTCAGCTCAAACAAAGCCAAAAAGTTCTTCTG ATGCAAAAGCAGAGAAAGAAGACCACAAGAACAATG TGACAAAggggaagaagaggaagaatgACTTAGGCGCTGAG AAGGACACTGTGTCCCTGGAAAAGCTTGTCAAGATTCAAATTCCTCCAACACTAAGGAAGCAACTTGTTGATGATTGGGAATTCATTTTTCAGCAGGATAAG CTTGTTAAACTTCCTCGTTCTCCAACTGTAGATGACATTTTGCAGAAGTACCTCGACTACAGGACAAAGAAGGATGGCAA GGTGACTGATCCAGTAGGTGAAGTCCTGAAAGGAATACGATGTTACTTTGACAAAGCATTGCCAGTGATGCTCTTATACAAAAAGGAGCGCAAACAATATCAAGAAACAGTTGTAGGTGATGTCTCTCCATCAACAATATATGGTGCCGAACATTTACTACGACTCTTTG TAAAGTTACCAGAGCTATTGGCTTATGTCAACATTGAGGAGGAAACACAGACCCGCTTACAGCAGAAATTACTTGATTTTCTCAA GTTTCTGCAGAAAAATCACAGTACATTCTTCCTTCCTGCTTATGATGGCTCAAAAAGTGTTGAAGGGAAAGGCAAGGGGAAACATGACTGA
- the LOC117629719 gene encoding probable cadmium/zinc-transporting ATPase HMA1, chloroplastic isoform X1, whose protein sequence is MESLLHFPIPISASNRHHSFLLGHHPTTTRLNSPSSPKPIIRAPLFRFKPLPLLRNSTTLRCTADACDHDHHHHDHHHHHHHHHHHQHHGSDELTGPQKQFVRFAKAVRWTDLADFLREHLQLCFCSTALFLAAAACPYLMPKLAVKPMQNAFILIAFPLVGVSAALDALTDISGGKVNIHVLMALAAFASVFMGNALEGGLLLAMFNLAHIAEEYFTSRSMIDVKELKENYPDFALVLDINDEELPNTSNLAYKQVPVHDLQVGSFILVGAGESVPVDCEVFQGNATITIEHLTGEIKPLETTVGDRVPGGARNLDGRIIVKATKTWKESTLSRIVQLTEEAQLNKPKLQRWLDQFGEQYSKVVVVLSAAIALLGPFLFKWPFIGTSACRGSVYRALGLMVAASPCALAVAPLAYATAISSCAKKGILLKGGHVLDALASCHTIAFDKTGTLTTGGLAFKAIEPIYGHRMRNNISDFSSCCAPSCEKEALAVAAAMEKGTTHPIGRAVVDHSEGKDLPTVSVESFEYFPGRGLIATLNGIELGTGGDKLLKASLGSVDFITSLCRSEDASKKIKEAVNASSYGTEFVRAALSVNEKVTLIHLEDRPRPGVSDVIEELRDEAKLRVMMLTGDHESSAWRVANAVGINEVYSSLKPEDKLSHVKDVSRDMGGGLIMVGEGINDAPALAAATVGIVLAQRASATATAVADVLLLRDNISVVPFCIAKSRQTTSLVKQSVGLALSCIVLASLPSVLGFLPLWLTVLLHEGGTLVVCLNSIRALNHPTWSWRQDLWHLVCELKSRLVLPKKLNTGSNTAQPAVE, encoded by the exons ATGGAAAGCCTCCTACATTTTCCAATTCCAATCAGCGCCAGCAACCGCCACCACTCTTTTCTTCTGGGTCATCACCCCACCACAACTCGACTCAACTCGCCCTCCTCCCCAAAACCCATCATCCGCGCTCCCCTTTTTCGCTTCAAACCCCTTCCTCTTCTCCGAAATTCCACCACTCTCCGATGCACCGCCGACGCATGCGATCACGATCACCACCACCACGaccatcaccaccatcaccaccaccatcaccatcatcagcACCATGGCTCTGATGAGCTCACCGGACCTCAGAAACAGTTCGTCCGATTCGCCAAGGCAGTACGTTGGACCGACCTCGCCGATTTCCTCAGGGAGCACTTGCAGTTGTGCTTCTGCTCCACCGCTCTCTTTCTCGCAGCCGCTGCCTGCCCTTATTTGATGCCCAAGCTCGCCGTGAAGCCTATGCAGAACGCTTTCATACTCATCGCTTTTCCTCTAGTAGGG GTCTCTGCTGCACTTGACGCGCTGACAGATATTAGTGGCGGGAAGGTGAACATTCATGTATTAATGGCTTTAGCGGCCTTTGCTTCCGTGTTCATGGGGAATGCACTGGAAGGAGGGTTACTGTTGGCAATGTTCAATCTTGCTCATATCG CTGAGGAGTATTTCACCAGTCGTTCCATGATCGATGTGAAAgagttgaaagaaaattatccGGATTTCGCTCTTGTGCTTGACATCAATGATGAAGAACTTCCCAATACATCTAATTTGGCGTACAAGCAGGTTCCTGTGCACGACCTACAAGTGGGGTCGTTTATCTTGGTCGGAGCTGGCGAG TCTGTGCCTGTAGATTGTGAAGTTTTCCAAGGTAATGCCACCATTACCATTGAGCACTTGACAGGAGAAATTAAACCATTGGAGACAACAGTTGGAGACAGGGTACCTGGTGGTGCAAGGAACTTGGATGGCAGGATAATAGTGAAG GCAACAAAAACTTGGAAAGAGTCAACCCTTAGCAGGATTGTGCAATTGACTGAAGAAGCACAACTGAATAAACCAAAGCTTCAGAGGTGGCTGGATCAGTTTGGCGAGCAATACAGCAAGGTGGTTGTAGTTTTGTCAGCTGCTATTGCTCTTCTTGGTCCATTCCTATTCAAGTGGCCATTTATTGGTACATCAG CTTGTAGAGGGTCAGTTTATAGAGCATTGGGCCTCATGGTGGCAGCATCACCATGTGCTTTGGCTGTAGCTCCGTTGGCATATGCTACTGCAATTAGCTCCTGCGCAAAGAAG GGGATATTGCTGAAAGGTGGCCATGTGCTAGATGCTCTAGCTTCTTGTCACACAATTGCATTTGATAAAACTGGGACCTTGACAACTGGGGGGCTAGCATTCAAAGCGATTGAACCAATTTACGGGCACCGGATGAGAAACAATATATCAGATTTTTCTTCCTGTTGTGCCCCCAGCTGTGAAAAGGAGGCCcttgctgttgctgctgcaaTGGAAAAGGGCACCACTCACCCTATTGGAAG AGCTGTGGTAGACCATAGTGAAGGGAAAGACCTTCCTACTGTTTCTGTTGAGAGTTTCGAGTACTTTCCAGGCAGAGGTCTAATTGCTACTCTCAATGGCATAGAG TTAGGAACTGGAGGGGATAAACTGTTGAAAGCATCTCTTGGTTCAGTAGATTTCATCACCTCACTTTGTAGATCGGAGGATGCATCAAAAAAGATCAAGGAAGCTGTGAATGCATCTTCTTATGGAACTGAATTTGTTCGTGCTGCTCTTTCAGTCAACGAAAAG GTAACGCTGATTCACCTTGAGGACAGGCCTCGACCTGGGGTCTCGGATGTCATAGAAGAGTTACGAGATGAAGCCAAGCTCCGTGTAATGATGTTGACTGGTGACCATGAGTCAAGTGCATGGAGAGTTGCAAATGCTGTTGGTATCAATGAAGTTTATTCTAGCCTAAAGCCTGAGGATAAGCTGAGTCATGTTAAGGATGTCTCAAGGGATATGG GTGGAGGTCTGATAATGGTGGGTGAAGGTATTAATGATGCTCCAGCACTTGCAGCAGCCACTGTGGGGATAGTCCTTGCCCAACGTGCTAGTGCAACTGCCACAGCTGTTGCAGATGTATTGTTGCTGCGGGACAATATATCGGTTGTACCATTCTGTATCGCTAAGTCTCGCCAAACAACTTCCCTG GTGAAGCAGAGTGTAGGCCTTGCTTTATCTTGTATAGTTTTGGCCTCTCTTCCATCTGTTTTAGGATTTCTTCCCCTCTGGTTAACG
- the LOC117629719 gene encoding probable cadmium/zinc-transporting ATPase HMA1, chloroplastic isoform X2, with amino-acid sequence MESLLHFPIPISASNRHHSFLLGHHPTTTRLNSPSSPKPIIRAPLFRFKPLPLLRNSTTLRCTADACDHDHHHHDHHHHHHHHHHHQHHGSDELTGPQKQFVRFAKAVRWTDLADFLREHLQLCFCSTALFLAAAACPYLMPKLAVKPMQNAFILIAFPLVGVSAALDALTDISGGKVNIHVLMALAAFASVFMGNALEGGLLLAMFNLAHIAEEYFTSRSMIDVKELKENYPDFALVLDINDEELPNTSNLAYKQVPVHDLQVGSFILVGAGESVPVDCEVFQGNATITIEHLTGEIKPLETTVGDRVPGGARNLDGRIIVKATKTWKESTLSRIVQLTEEAQLNKPKLQRWLDQFGEQYSKVVVVLSAAIALLGPFLFKWPFIGTSACRGSVYRALGLMVAASPCALAVAPLAYATAISSCAKKGILLKGGHVLDALASCHTIAFDKTGTLTTGGLAFKAIEPIYGHRMRNNISDFSSCCAPSCEKEALAVAAAMEKGTTHPIGRAVVDHSEGKDLPTVSVESFEYFPGRGLIATLNGIELGTGGDKLLKASLGSVDFITSLCRSEDASKKIKEAVNASSYGTEFVRAALSVNEKVTLIHLEDRPRPGVSDVIEELRDEAKLRVMMLTGDHESSAWRVANAVGINEVYSSLKPEDKLSHVKDVSRDMEVL; translated from the exons ATGGAAAGCCTCCTACATTTTCCAATTCCAATCAGCGCCAGCAACCGCCACCACTCTTTTCTTCTGGGTCATCACCCCACCACAACTCGACTCAACTCGCCCTCCTCCCCAAAACCCATCATCCGCGCTCCCCTTTTTCGCTTCAAACCCCTTCCTCTTCTCCGAAATTCCACCACTCTCCGATGCACCGCCGACGCATGCGATCACGATCACCACCACCACGaccatcaccaccatcaccaccaccatcaccatcatcagcACCATGGCTCTGATGAGCTCACCGGACCTCAGAAACAGTTCGTCCGATTCGCCAAGGCAGTACGTTGGACCGACCTCGCCGATTTCCTCAGGGAGCACTTGCAGTTGTGCTTCTGCTCCACCGCTCTCTTTCTCGCAGCCGCTGCCTGCCCTTATTTGATGCCCAAGCTCGCCGTGAAGCCTATGCAGAACGCTTTCATACTCATCGCTTTTCCTCTAGTAGGG GTCTCTGCTGCACTTGACGCGCTGACAGATATTAGTGGCGGGAAGGTGAACATTCATGTATTAATGGCTTTAGCGGCCTTTGCTTCCGTGTTCATGGGGAATGCACTGGAAGGAGGGTTACTGTTGGCAATGTTCAATCTTGCTCATATCG CTGAGGAGTATTTCACCAGTCGTTCCATGATCGATGTGAAAgagttgaaagaaaattatccGGATTTCGCTCTTGTGCTTGACATCAATGATGAAGAACTTCCCAATACATCTAATTTGGCGTACAAGCAGGTTCCTGTGCACGACCTACAAGTGGGGTCGTTTATCTTGGTCGGAGCTGGCGAG TCTGTGCCTGTAGATTGTGAAGTTTTCCAAGGTAATGCCACCATTACCATTGAGCACTTGACAGGAGAAATTAAACCATTGGAGACAACAGTTGGAGACAGGGTACCTGGTGGTGCAAGGAACTTGGATGGCAGGATAATAGTGAAG GCAACAAAAACTTGGAAAGAGTCAACCCTTAGCAGGATTGTGCAATTGACTGAAGAAGCACAACTGAATAAACCAAAGCTTCAGAGGTGGCTGGATCAGTTTGGCGAGCAATACAGCAAGGTGGTTGTAGTTTTGTCAGCTGCTATTGCTCTTCTTGGTCCATTCCTATTCAAGTGGCCATTTATTGGTACATCAG CTTGTAGAGGGTCAGTTTATAGAGCATTGGGCCTCATGGTGGCAGCATCACCATGTGCTTTGGCTGTAGCTCCGTTGGCATATGCTACTGCAATTAGCTCCTGCGCAAAGAAG GGGATATTGCTGAAAGGTGGCCATGTGCTAGATGCTCTAGCTTCTTGTCACACAATTGCATTTGATAAAACTGGGACCTTGACAACTGGGGGGCTAGCATTCAAAGCGATTGAACCAATTTACGGGCACCGGATGAGAAACAATATATCAGATTTTTCTTCCTGTTGTGCCCCCAGCTGTGAAAAGGAGGCCcttgctgttgctgctgcaaTGGAAAAGGGCACCACTCACCCTATTGGAAG AGCTGTGGTAGACCATAGTGAAGGGAAAGACCTTCCTACTGTTTCTGTTGAGAGTTTCGAGTACTTTCCAGGCAGAGGTCTAATTGCTACTCTCAATGGCATAGAG TTAGGAACTGGAGGGGATAAACTGTTGAAAGCATCTCTTGGTTCAGTAGATTTCATCACCTCACTTTGTAGATCGGAGGATGCATCAAAAAAGATCAAGGAAGCTGTGAATGCATCTTCTTATGGAACTGAATTTGTTCGTGCTGCTCTTTCAGTCAACGAAAAG GTAACGCTGATTCACCTTGAGGACAGGCCTCGACCTGGGGTCTCGGATGTCATAGAAGAGTTACGAGATGAAGCCAAGCTCCGTGTAATGATGTTGACTGGTGACCATGAGTCAAGTGCATGGAGAGTTGCAAATGCTGTTGGTATCAATGAAGTTTATTCTAGCCTAAAGCCTGAGGATAAGCTGAGTCATGTTAAGGATGTCTCAAGGGATATGG AAGTTTTGTAG